In Candidatus Kaelpia imicola, one DNA window encodes the following:
- a CDS encoding DUF4160 domain-containing protein: MSPTVFKEGKYRFHFFSKEEDRVHIHVVSSDGEAKFWIEPTISLANYFGFSKKQLNFLQKIVERRKNEIIKEWK; the protein is encoded by the coding sequence ATGAGTCCAACTGTATTCAAAGAAGGAAAATATAGATTTCATTTTTTCTCTAAAGAGGAAGATAGAGTCCATATCCATGTTGTTTCTTCTGATGGAGAAGCAAAATTTTGGATAGAACCAACAATTTCATTAGCAAATTATTTTGGTTTTTCTAAAAAACAACTAAATTTTTTACAAAAGATTGTCGAAAGGCGTAAGAATGAAATTATTAAAGAATGGAAA